A single Watersipora subatra chromosome 7, tzWatSuba1.1, whole genome shotgun sequence DNA region contains:
- the LOC137399866 gene encoding ADP-ribosylation factor-like protein 6-interacting protein 4: MSRERFSSKDKLEKKRKKSKDKYKDSSSSPERKRKKKDKKKLQKEKHKKKHKHQKKQNQLERDSEYSDVEKMTKKPFKHKEKPSGQAVVGPSISATSSTPAKGPITKEMWEKQQETVRRVYDPDTGRNRLVKGSGEIIEEIVSKEKQRQINKMATLGDGISYSRQTGTLR; encoded by the exons ATGTCTCGAGAAAGATTCTCTTCTAAGGATAAGCTTGAAAAGAAACGTAAAAAGTCCAAAGATAAATATAAAGACTCCTCATCTAGCCCTGAGAGAAAGAGGaagaaaaaagacaaaaagaaaCTACAAAA AGAAAAACATAAGAAAAAACATAAACATCAAAAGAAACAGAACCAGCTGGAAAGAGATTCTGAATATTCAGATGTGGAAAAAATGACTAAAAAACCATTCAAACACAAAGAGAAACCATCAGGTCAGGCGGTTGTTGGTCCCAGTATCAGCGCGACTTCATCAACCCCAGCGAAAGGACCAATAACAAAAGAGATGTGGGAGAAGCAGCAGGAAACTGTTAGAAGGGTCTATGATCCAGATACTGGTCGTAACCG GCTTGTGAAAGGCTCTGGAGAGATCATCGAAGAAATAGTGTCCAAGGAGAAGCAAAGACAAATAAACAAG ATGGCCACGCTGGGAGATGGCATATCTTACAGCCGACAGACTGGAACTCTCCGATAA